One window of the Aquificaceae bacterium genome contains the following:
- a CDS encoding uracil-DNA glycosylase: MKTLKHTIRSLIEIGFDVLYIEKEAPQSQVEPSQKLKEPTQSKEEMLKALYRKLEEERKCILYEGASGYVFGEGNPYSPVVFVGEAPGEEEDQQKRPFVGRAGRYLNQKLQEVGLRREEVYITNVVKSRPPGNRKPTPKEMQTCLPYLRKEIEIINPKLIVCLGATALEGILGKSLPISKYRGQFFEYPYNRRIKVFLTYHPAYILRNPSGEKEFVEDLKRIKEFLSSL, translated from the coding sequence ATGAAGACTTTGAAGCATACTATAAGGTCTCTTATAGAAATTGGCTTTGACGTTTTGTATATAGAAAAAGAAGCTCCGCAAAGTCAGGTAGAGCCTTCACAAAAGCTCAAAGAACCTACCCAGAGCAAAGAGGAAATGTTGAAGGCTTTGTATAGAAAACTTGAGGAAGAGAGAAAGTGCATCCTCTACGAGGGGGCAAGCGGTTATGTCTTTGGGGAAGGGAATCCCTATTCGCCTGTGGTCTTTGTAGGCGAAGCACCGGGAGAAGAAGAAGACCAACAGAAAAGACCCTTTGTGGGTAGAGCGGGAAGGTATTTAAATCAAAAACTCCAAGAGGTGGGTCTAAGACGAGAGGAAGTATACATAACCAACGTGGTAAAGTCCAGACCGCCCGGCAATAGAAAGCCTACTCCAAAGGAAATGCAAACCTGCCTACCCTACCTTAGAAAGGAGATAGAGATAATAAACCCAAAGCTGATAGTTTGTCTTGGTGCGACCGCCCTTGAGGGAATATTAGGAAAATCTCTACCCATATCCAAGTATAGAGGTCAATTTTTTGAATATCCATACAACAGAAGAATAAAAGTCTTCCTTACATACCATCCCGCTTACATCCTTAGAAACCCCAGTGGAGAAAAGGAGTTTGTGGAGGACCTAAAAAGAATAAAGGAATTTCTAAGTAGCCTTTGA
- a CDS encoding NADH-quinone oxidoreductase subunit F, whose protein sequence is MRSYPVIPEIYAETTLNLLLKRAKKPRVHTIEDYLKDGGYQALEKALNMKPEEIIDWVDKSQLRGRGGAGFPTGRKWKFAVQNPAPRYLICNADESEPGTFKDRILIERDPHLLIEGMIISAYAIGANEAFIYIRGEYPAGYYILRDAIEEAKKKGFLGKNILGSGFDLEIYVARGAGAYICGEESALIESLEGKRGFPRIKPPFPVQYGLWGRPTVVNNVETLCNIPLIVGMGWEEYRYIGPSDYPGPKLFPVSGKVKKPGVYELPMNTTLREVIFKYAGGTIGNKKIKAVFSGALDCFSAEELDTPMDYSPFGFGGTGTVIVLTEEDDIVQACLWVAEFYAHESCGQCTPCRVGTYEQANLLEKIVHYEADEREWVGFEFVNSHIQPTSICGLGAVAGRLIRQAMQKFPQEWEKYRKQVKLGA, encoded by the coding sequence ATGAGATCCTATCCCGTTATACCTGAAATATACGCAGAAACAACGCTTAACCTTTTGTTAAAAAGGGCTAAAAAGCCAAGAGTTCACACCATAGAGGATTATCTAAAAGACGGTGGCTATCAGGCTTTGGAAAAAGCACTTAACATGAAACCTGAGGAGATAATAGACTGGGTGGACAAAAGCCAGCTCAGGGGCAGAGGAGGTGCAGGCTTTCCCACAGGTAGAAAGTGGAAGTTTGCGGTTCAAAACCCAGCACCGAGATATCTCATATGCAATGCGGACGAATCTGAACCCGGCACCTTCAAGGACAGAATACTCATAGAAAGAGACCCACACCTTCTCATAGAAGGTATGATAATCTCTGCCTACGCCATAGGGGCAAATGAGGCTTTCATATACATAAGGGGTGAGTATCCTGCGGGATACTATATCCTCAGGGATGCCATAGAGGAGGCAAAGAAGAAGGGTTTTCTTGGGAAAAACATACTGGGCTCTGGCTTTGACCTTGAGATTTATGTGGCAAGAGGTGCAGGTGCCTACATATGCGGAGAAGAGAGTGCACTCATTGAATCTCTTGAAGGTAAGAGAGGCTTTCCAAGGATAAAACCACCCTTTCCTGTTCAATATGGTCTTTGGGGAAGACCTACTGTGGTAAACAACGTGGAAACCCTTTGCAACATTCCTCTCATAGTGGGTATGGGTTGGGAAGAGTATCGCTACATAGGACCAAGCGACTATCCGGGTCCCAAGCTCTTTCCTGTAAGTGGAAAAGTGAAAAAGCCAGGGGTCTATGAGCTCCCCATGAACACCACCCTCAGAGAAGTTATCTTCAAGTATGCGGGAGGAACTATTGGAAACAAGAAGATTAAGGCAGTATTCTCCGGAGCCCTTGACTGTTTTTCCGCAGAGGAGTTAGACACACCCATGGACTACTCGCCCTTTGGCTTTGGCGGGACGGGAACGGTTATAGTCCTGACAGAAGAAGACGATATAGTCCAAGCTTGCCTGTGGGTAGCAGAGTTTTACGCTCATGAGAGCTGTGGTCAATGCACGCCCTGTAGGGTTGGCACTTATGAACAGGCTAATCTCCTTGAGAAGATAGTGCACTACGAAGCGGATGAAAGAGAATGGGTAGGCTTTGAGTTTGTGAACTCACACATACAGCCCACTTCTATCTGTGGTCTTGGTGCAGTTGCAGGTAGGCTAATTCGTCAAGCTATGCAGAAGTTTCCACAAGAATGGGAAAAATACAGAAAGCAAGTAAAATTAGGAGCATGA
- the nuoE gene encoding NADH-quinone oxidoreductase subunit NuoE — translation MSVLPQELMEKLREHVEYFPRKEQAVLLCLHEVQDYYGHIPFFALEEVAKLLEVPLSHVENVVSFYDMFDRGEPARHRIRVCVSVVCNLMNSNKVLNALRELLGISLGETTRDGRFKLIGVQCIGACSEAPCFMVDNDTYKFESKEKLHEILSRYT, via the coding sequence ATGAGTGTCTTGCCACAGGAACTAATGGAAAAGCTAAGGGAACATGTGGAGTATTTTCCAAGAAAGGAACAGGCGGTGTTGCTTTGTCTCCATGAAGTCCAAGACTACTACGGACATATACCCTTTTTTGCCTTGGAGGAGGTGGCAAAACTCTTGGAAGTGCCACTAAGCCACGTGGAAAATGTGGTCTCCTTCTACGATATGTTTGACAGGGGAGAACCTGCAAGACATAGGATAAGGGTTTGTGTAAGCGTTGTGTGTAATCTTATGAACTCTAACAAGGTGCTAAATGCCTTAAGGGAGCTACTTGGCATCTCCTTAGGTGAGACCACAAGGGATGGAAGGTTTAAGCTCATAGGGGTGCAATGCATAGGTGCATGCTCAGAGGCACCTTGTTTCATGGTAGATAACGACACCTATAAATTTGAATCAAAGGAGAAGCTACATGAGATCCTATCCCGTTATACCTGA
- a CDS encoding MqnA/MqnD/SBP family protein has product MRIRIAHSPDSDDAFMFYALTAGKIDTEGLEIEHVLADIETLNREALKGTYEVSAISFHAYPYVADKYLVLPSGGSVGEGYGPIVVAKEHLEDLRGKRVAIPGRLTTAYLVLKLYEPDFEEVLFPFDKVLDAVAEGIVDAGLVIHEGQLSYQDRGLKKVVDLGQWWMEKTNLVLPLGGNIIRKDLGVEIIRKMERLMRRSIEYALQHREEALSFAREYARDIKEDTERTNRFVSMYVNHRTLDYGEDGRRAVRLLLQMGIERNIIEANMPEVIFSDEVKD; this is encoded by the coding sequence ATGAGGATAAGGATAGCCCACAGCCCTGACTCGGACGATGCCTTTATGTTTTATGCTCTGACCGCTGGCAAGATAGACACAGAGGGTTTGGAGATTGAGCATGTGCTTGCGGACATTGAAACCCTTAATAGGGAAGCTCTAAAAGGGACTTATGAGGTCTCCGCCATATCCTTTCATGCCTATCCTTATGTGGCAGACAAATATCTGGTGCTACCCAGTGGTGGAAGTGTGGGAGAAGGCTACGGACCTATAGTGGTCGCCAAGGAGCATTTAGAAGACTTAAGGGGTAAAAGGGTCGCAATTCCAGGAAGGCTTACCACTGCATATCTTGTCCTAAAGCTCTACGAACCAGACTTCGAGGAAGTCCTTTTCCCTTTTGACAAGGTCTTAGATGCGGTTGCGGAGGGTATAGTGGACGCAGGGCTTGTTATACATGAAGGACAGCTTAGTTATCAAGATAGGGGTCTAAAAAAGGTTGTTGACCTGGGTCAATGGTGGATGGAGAAGACCAATCTTGTGCTTCCTCTTGGTGGCAATATTATAAGAAAAGACCTCGGTGTTGAGATAATAAGGAAGATGGAGAGGTTAATGAGAAGGAGTATAGAGTATGCATTACAGCATAGGGAAGAAGCCCTAAGCTTTGCCAGAGAGTATGCAAGGGATATAAAAGAAGACACAGAAAGAACCAACAGGTTTGTAAGCATGTATGTAAACCACAGAACCTTAGATTATGGAGAGGATGGCAGGCGTGCGGTAAGACTTTTGCTACAGATGGGAATAGAAAGGAATATAATAGAAGCTAATATGCCAGAAGTGATATTCAGCGACGAGGTGAAAGACTAA